In Cyprinus carpio isolate SPL01 chromosome B16, ASM1834038v1, whole genome shotgun sequence, the following are encoded in one genomic region:
- the LOC122140036 gene encoding uncharacterized protein LOC122140036 has product MEPAVTQYDGNSGKDLVSPPLQPTNCFPFADFLHQHRKARTRVQQHIRYCRAQGKRNYNQNLTVRRMDPSQSFSQPPEACNSSEKSAMLQPIAKPPVYQDHFAGYLPSFPGQSVVAVQPAVFVPNPPLANPVPLTSPMPEYTCYSIFTLLCCCLPLGTAALVYSLTTRTANYSGHQELAKKNSKMSLILNHVGVAVGIVLWVLFFIFEFEFNIKKDP; this is encoded by the exons ATGGAGCCTGCAGTCACACAGTATGATGGAAACAGTGGTAAAGATCTTGTCTCTCCTCCCCTACAACCTACAAACTGCTTTCCATTTGCTGACTTCCTTCATCAGCATAGAAAAGCCCGAACCAGAGTACAGCAACACATACGTTACTGCAGAGCACAAGGCAAAAGAAATTACAACCAAAATCTAACAGTCAGAAGAATGGATCCCAGCCAGTCCTTCAGTCAGCCTCCAGAAGCCTGCAATTCATCTGAGAAATCAGCGATGTTGCAGCCTATTGCAAAACCACCAGTATACCAGGACCATTTTGCTGGATACCTTCCTTCTTTTCCAGGACAGTCTGTGGTCGCTGTGCAGCCTGCAGTTTTTGTGCCCAATCCTCCACTGGCCAATCCAGTGCCACTGACCAGTCCAATGCCAGAGTACACTTGCTATTCTATCTTTACCTTGCTGTGCTGCTGTTTACCTCTGGGCACTGCTGCACTGGTTTACTCCCTAACT ACTCGAACTGCCAACTACTCAGGACACCAAGAATTAGCAAAGAAGAACTCCAAAATGTCACTCATCCTGAATCATGTCGGCGTTGCTGTTGGCATTGTtttatgggttttgttttttatttttgaatttgagttcaatataaaaaaagatcCTTAA
- the LOC109103893 gene encoding interferon-induced transmembrane protein 3-like — protein sequence MDPSHSVNQPPGSSNSSEKSGMPTAAPPAYQHNPAGYPPSFPNQPVPQGPYTQGPYPGQPVVTVQPAVFVTAAPLADPVPDYLGYSIFTMLCCCLPLGIAALIYSISTRDANFSGQRELAEKNSKTARTLNHLGLGIGLIVIVLVIITQIVILSAR from the exons ATGGATCCCAGCCACTCTGTCAATCAGCCTCCAGGTTCTTCAAATTCATCTGAGAAATCAGGGATGCCTACAGCAGCaccaccagcataccagcacaaTCCTGCTGGATATCCTCCTTCCTTTCCAAACCAGCCAGTCCCTCAGGGCCCCTACACCCAGGGACCATATCCAGGACAGCCTGTGGTCACTGTGCAGCCTGCAGTTTTTGTGACCGCTGCTCCACTGGCTGATCCAGTGCCAGATTACCTGGGTTACTCCATCTTCACCATGCTGTGCTGCTGCTTACCTCTGGGCATTGCTGCGCTGATTTACTCCATCTCT ACTCGAGATGCCAACTTCTCAGGACAGCGAGAATTAGCAGAGAAGAACTCCAAAACAGCGCGCACCCTGAATCACCTCGGCCTTGGCATTGGCCTCATTGTCATTGTATTGGTCATCATCACCCAGATTGTGATTTTGAGTGCTAGATAA
- the LOC122140037 gene encoding trafficking regulator of GLUT4 1-like, producing MTPEYSNTNTHLCRAGSYNQNPIIRRMDPSQSFNQAPGACNSSEKSVMLQPAAAPPAYQDNPAGYPPSQPVPQGPYAQGPYSGQTVVAVQPAVFVTATPLANPAPDYMGYSIFTMLCCCFPLGIVALVYSCSTRDANFSGRRELAEKNSNTARTLNHVAVALGLIIIVGYIIYYSMLINNVNQHL from the exons ATGACACCCGAGTACAgcaatacaaacacacatctctGCAGAGCAGGCAGTTACAACCAAAATCCAATCATCAGAAGAATGGACCCTAGCCAGTCTTTCAATCAGGCTCCAGGGGCCTGCAATTCATCTGAGAAATCAGTGATGTTGCAGCCAGCTGCAGCACCACCAGCATACCAGGACAATCCTGCTGGATATCCTCCAAGCCAGCCGGTCCCCCAGGGCCCCTACGCCCAGGGGCCATATTCAGGACAAACTGTAGTTGCTGTACAGCCTGCAGTTTTTGTGACTGCCACTCCACTGGCCAATCCAGCACCAGACTACATGGGTTACTCCATCTTCACCATGCTGTGCTGCTGTTTTCCTCTGGGCATTGTTGCGCTGGTTTACTCCTGCTCT ACTCGAGATGCCAACTTCTCAGGACGGCGAGAATTAGCAGAGAAGAACTCAAATACAGCGCGCACCCTGAATCATGTCGCTGTTGCACTTGGCCTCATTATCATTGTAGGCTATATTATCTATTACTCTATGTTGATTAACAATGTGAATCAGCATCTTTAA